The following are encoded together in the Thermococcus sibiricus MM 739 genome:
- the asnS gene encoding asparagine--tRNA ligase, translating into MIEKIYCMDVKPKMEGERVKLAGWVYRKREVGNKVFIVLRDSSGIIQTIFMKDLSEDAYEKAKQVGIESSVIIEGTVKSDSRAPTGVEIQADKIEILQNVEFFPITKDASDEFLLDVRHLHLHSPKVGSVMKVKGTLMQAAREWLLQDGWYEVFPPILVTGAVEGGATLFKLKYFDREAYLSQSAQLYLEAAIFGLEKVWSLTPSFRAEKSRTRRHLTEYWHLELEAAWMDLWDLLEVEEELVSYMVQRTLELRKKEIEEFRKDFTTLKNSEPPFPRISYDEAIDILQSKGVKIEWGEDMGADEERILTQEFDRPFFVYGYPKHIKAFYMKEDPEDSRKALAADMLAPEGYGEVIGGSQREDDYEKLVQRILEEGMDPKNYEWYLDLRKYGSVPHSGFGLGLERLVAWVLKLNHIRWATLFPRTPSRIYP; encoded by the coding sequence ATGATTGAAAAAATTTATTGCATGGATGTAAAGCCTAAAATGGAAGGAGAAAGAGTTAAGCTTGCAGGCTGGGTTTATAGAAAAAGAGAAGTTGGTAACAAAGTGTTTATAGTATTGAGAGACTCAAGTGGAATAATTCAAACCATATTTATGAAAGACTTGAGTGAAGATGCATATGAAAAAGCAAAGCAAGTGGGAATAGAATCAAGCGTTATTATTGAGGGAACTGTAAAAAGTGACTCCAGAGCCCCAACCGGAGTTGAAATTCAAGCAGATAAAATTGAAATACTCCAAAACGTTGAATTCTTCCCCATCACAAAGGATGCAAGCGATGAGTTCTTACTCGACGTGAGGCATTTACACTTACACTCACCAAAAGTCGGGAGTGTAATGAAGGTCAAAGGCACTTTAATGCAGGCTGCAAGAGAATGGCTACTCCAGGATGGATGGTACGAAGTCTTTCCCCCAATCCTAGTTACTGGAGCCGTTGAAGGAGGAGCCACACTCTTCAAACTGAAATACTTTGATAGGGAGGCCTATCTCAGCCAATCGGCCCAACTCTACCTCGAGGCCGCAATATTTGGCCTCGAAAAAGTTTGGAGCTTAACACCAAGCTTTAGGGCTGAAAAGAGCAGAACAAGAAGACACCTTACCGAGTACTGGCATTTAGAACTTGAAGCCGCTTGGATGGATTTATGGGATCTCCTTGAGGTGGAGGAAGAACTTGTAAGCTACATGGTTCAAAGAACGTTAGAACTTAGAAAGAAAGAAATTGAAGAGTTTAGGAAAGACTTCACAACCCTCAAGAACAGTGAACCACCATTCCCGAGAATAAGTTATGACGAAGCTATTGACATTTTACAAAGCAAGGGAGTTAAAATCGAGTGGGGAGAAGACATGGGTGCGGATGAGGAGAGGATTCTAACACAAGAGTTCGACAGGCCATTCTTCGTCTATGGTTATCCAAAGCACATAAAGGCATTCTACATGAAGGAGGATCCCGAAGACTCAAGAAAAGCATTAGCTGCGGACATGCTGGCCCCAGAAGGCTATGGTGAAGTGATTGGGGGATCTCAGAGGGAGGATGATTATGAGAAGCTTGTTCAGAGAATACTCGAGGAGGGCATGGACCCAAAGAACTACGAGTGGTACCTTGACCTTAGGAAATACGGTAGTGTTCCACACAGTGGTTTTGGTCTTGGGCTTGAAAGATTGGTAGCTTGGGTTCTCAAGCTTAACCATATTAGATGGGCCACACTATTCCCAAGAACACCATCCAGAATTTACCCCTAA
- a CDS encoding DUF6544 family protein: MVLALMVSSYTLGSLMFTKKVKDEAKEIFSDSTEIKPEVVTEKDIEGLPEPVQRYLKYTQIIGKEKIKTVRLKQGGYFRINENKWSPIQAEQYFNVDGVEFIWVAKTKFAPLLSIYAKDEFIDGEGNLVVMSLYLHQAECEGML, from the coding sequence ATGGTCCTTGCTCTGATGGTATCCTCTTATACTCTCGGCAGTCTCATGTTTACAAAAAAGGTAAAAGACGAAGCAAAGGAAATTTTTAGTGATAGTACAGAAATAAAACCAGAAGTTGTTACTGAGAAGGATATCGAAGGATTGCCAGAACCAGTTCAAAGGTACTTAAAATACACTCAAATTATAGGCAAGGAGAAAATCAAAACTGTCAGGCTGAAACAGGGTGGATATTTCCGGATAAACGAGAATAAGTGGAGTCCAATACAAGCAGAACAATACTTTAATGTTGATGGTGTTGAGTTTATCTGGGTGGCAAAGACAAAATTTGCCCCACTGTTGTCAATATATGCAAAGGATGAATTTATTGATGGCGAGGGAAATTTGGTAGTCATGAGTTTATACCTGCATCAAGCTGAATGTGAGGGAATGTTATGA
- a CDS encoding NUDIX domain-containing protein, translating to MKHRIRVAAIIVRDDSILLVKHVHPETKYEWWVPPGGGVENGDNSIFDAARREVWEETGLNVNVIPEFKYIREFFDKENNTLNLEIFVEAEIISGDLTIKNVCGNGKDEDYIKSVKWISKEEVGEYEIFPEIIKEKSFWVKRQSKVTKYLGRQTS from the coding sequence ATGAAACATAGGATAAGAGTCGCAGCCATAATTGTTAGAGATGATTCAATATTGCTTGTTAAGCACGTTCATCCAGAAACAAAATATGAATGGTGGGTACCGCCTGGTGGAGGAGTCGAAAATGGAGACAATTCTATCTTTGATGCCGCCAGAAGAGAAGTTTGGGAGGAAACTGGTCTAAATGTAAACGTGATTCCAGAATTTAAGTACATAAGAGAGTTTTTTGATAAGGAGAATAATACCCTAAATTTAGAAATATTTGTTGAAGCTGAAATTATTAGCGGAGATTTAACAATTAAAAATGTTTGTGGAAATGGCAAAGATGAAGATTATATTAAATCAGTAAAATGGATCTCAAAGGAAGAAGTAGGCGAATATGAGATATTTCCAGAAATAATAAAAGAAAAATCATTTTGGGTGAAAAGACAAAGTAAAGTTACTAAGTATCTAGGAAGGCAGACGAGTTAA
- a CDS encoding nucleotidyltransferase domain-containing protein, with product MNVKIEETTNHIEYVIKDVPSQYHDTLKHYFFTQNEDQFVKSYRKDTFMFPHNISEIESRFSKHLVEMLEITNGNKSMDWELSLSRTIEILDEKNIKWWLAGSTACAIRGINIKPRDIDIMTYKSEISKIKHAFKNYIIEPFHYINDWVVSGFGVVFIEGRVDIAFDPVESCDDNGRLDFGYYASNNLETIQWKGKQIKVPPVELHIKSNEIRRRTERVKLIKEYIEKR from the coding sequence ATGAATGTAAAAATAGAGGAAACTACAAATCATATTGAATATGTTATTAAAGATGTTCCGTCTCAATATCATGATACATTAAAACATTACTTTTTTACACAAAATGAAGATCAATTTGTAAAATCATATAGAAAGGATACATTTATGTTTCCACACAATATTAGTGAAATAGAGTCAAGATTTTCGAAACATCTAGTAGAAATGTTGGAAATAACAAATGGCAATAAGTCTATGGATTGGGAACTTTCGCTTAGTAGAACTATAGAAATATTAGATGAAAAGAATATCAAATGGTGGTTAGCAGGGAGTACAGCCTGTGCAATAAGAGGGATTAATATAAAACCTCGAGATATAGACATTATGACATATAAATCTGAGATTTCTAAAATTAAACATGCTTTTAAAAATTATATAATAGAACCTTTTCATTATATTAATGACTGGGTCGTGAGTGGGTTTGGTGTAGTCTTTATTGAAGGACGAGTAGACATAGCTTTTGATCCAGTGGAAAGTTGTGATGATAATGGAAGACTAGATTTTGGATACTATGCATCAAATAATTTAGAGACTATCCAATGGAAAGGTAAGCAGATTAAAGTACCACCAGTTGAATTACATATTAAATCAAATGAAATACGGAGAAGAACTGAAAGAGTTAAGTTAATTAAAGAATACATAGAAAAAAGGTAG
- a CDS encoding TIM barrel protein, with the protein MLNSISIWNFIDEENDIVDLTILFTENGFDAVSFTPESIFRLSKSKISKLKSVIDEKRIPVTIHADFNISTNEIDKLFDIFDNSLKCISLDPRCKIDQDGNFFESLNVIKTLEYLIDKTESKGILFGLEDFPLDSNALKNHSNQMQRILKCPRYGILLDLGHMNLRINNHAYFKNKGIIKYITDIPVKIIELHVHDNDSLGDKHMPPGKGVLDYNTVVNTLKELKFNSIATLEIAPKRYNSTPTMEIESAIQGVQFWRNMY; encoded by the coding sequence TTGCTAAATTCGATTTCAATCTGGAATTTTATTGATGAAGAGAATGACATAGTTGATTTGACAATTCTCTTCACTGAAAATGGTTTTGATGCTGTTTCTTTTACACCTGAATCAATTTTTAGATTGAGTAAATCTAAGATTAGCAAATTGAAATCAGTTATTGATGAGAAAAGGATACCTGTTACTATTCATGCAGATTTTAACATATCAACAAATGAAATTGATAAACTTTTCGATATATTCGATAATTCACTAAAATGTATTTCATTAGATCCGAGATGTAAAATAGATCAGGACGGCAATTTTTTTGAATCTTTAAATGTAATAAAAACTTTAGAGTATCTTATTGATAAAACTGAAAGTAAAGGGATTTTGTTTGGACTAGAAGATTTCCCATTAGATTCAAACGCATTAAAAAACCATTCAAATCAAATGCAAAGAATATTAAAATGTCCGAGATATGGTATATTATTAGATCTAGGCCACATGAATTTAAGAATAAATAATCATGCATATTTTAAAAATAAAGGAATAATCAAATATATAACGGATATTCCCGTTAAAATTATTGAGTTACATGTACATGATAATGACTCATTAGGAGATAAGCATATGCCTCCTGGTAAAGGCGTATTGGATTATAATACCGTAGTTAATACATTGAAAGAATTAAAATTTAATAGTATTGCAACACTTGAAATAGCTCCAAAAAGATATAATTCTACACCAACAATGGAAATAGAATCAGCTATTCAAGGAGTTCAATTTTGGAGAAACATGTATTAA
- the hycI gene encoding hydrogenase maturation peptidase HycI, protein MELEEFFKDAKRVLICGIGNDTRGDDAFGVYVVEKLKERISNQKVVFLNCGEMPESYAGKIIRENPSHVVFIDAVHFEGKPGEIVLADPEGTLGEAFSTHKMPLKLLVGYLKQNINSRFILIGAQPKQTGLFVEMSRELKDSAERLVNILERILAEI, encoded by the coding sequence ATGGAGTTAGAGGAATTTTTTAAAGATGCTAAGAGGGTTCTGATTTGTGGGATTGGAAACGATACTAGAGGAGATGATGCTTTTGGAGTTTATGTTGTTGAAAAATTGAAAGAAAGGATTTCTAATCAAAAAGTGGTTTTTCTGAACTGTGGCGAAATGCCGGAAAGCTACGCTGGTAAGATAATAAGGGAAAATCCCTCCCATGTGGTCTTTATAGATGCAGTGCACTTTGAGGGAAAGCCGGGTGAGATAGTTTTGGCCGATCCCGAGGGAACTCTCGGAGAGGCGTTTTCAACCCACAAGATGCCCCTAAAGCTTCTGGTTGGTTATCTAAAGCAAAACATAAATTCCAGGTTCATTCTAATAGGAGCCCAGCCAAAGCAAACCGGGCTTTTTGTTGAGATGAGCAGAGAGCTTAAGGATAGTGCAGAAAGGCTCGTTAACATTTTGGAAAGAATTTTGGCGGAGATTTGA
- a CDS encoding Mrp/NBP35 family ATP-binding protein yields the protein MIDPRIKAIEARLEKVNRIIPVVSGKGGVGKSMVSTILALVLAKKGYKVGLLDLDFHGASDHVILGFEPKEFPEEDRGVIPPEVHGIKFMSIVYYSEDKPTPLRGMEISDALIELLAITRWDELDFLVIDMPPGMGDQFLDILRFLKEGEFIVVATPSKLAINVIKKLIELLKEQKFKIVGLVENLKLDEEKDIEEIANEFNVPYLVGIPLYKDLDEKVGNVEELLKSEFSKKIERVADSL from the coding sequence ATGATTGACCCAAGGATAAAGGCCATTGAAGCAAGGCTCGAAAAGGTAAACAGGATTATTCCAGTAGTGAGTGGAAAAGGGGGGGTAGGGAAGTCAATGGTTTCTACTATCTTGGCTTTAGTTCTTGCAAAGAAAGGTTATAAAGTTGGTCTTCTTGATCTGGACTTCCATGGGGCCAGTGACCATGTCATTCTTGGCTTTGAACCCAAAGAATTTCCAGAGGAAGATAGAGGAGTAATCCCCCCGGAAGTTCATGGAATTAAGTTTATGAGCATTGTTTATTATTCTGAGGATAAGCCCACCCCATTGAGAGGAATGGAAATAAGCGATGCTTTAATAGAGCTTTTGGCAATAACAAGATGGGATGAGCTTGATTTCCTTGTCATTGACATGCCTCCAGGAATGGGAGATCAATTTTTAGATATTTTGAGGTTTCTTAAGGAGGGAGAATTCATAGTTGTTGCAACCCCTTCAAAGCTTGCCATTAATGTGATTAAAAAACTAATTGAACTCTTAAAAGAGCAGAAGTTCAAGATAGTTGGCCTTGTGGAGAATTTAAAGCTGGATGAAGAAAAAGACATTGAGGAAATTGCCAATGAGTTCAATGTTCCTTATTTAGTTGGAATTCCTCTTTACAAAGACTTGGACGAGAAAGTCGGCAATGTTGAGGAGCTATTGAAAAGTGAATTCTCCAAAAAGATTGAAAGAGTTGCTGATTCCCTTTAA
- the hypA gene encoding hydrogenase nickel incorporation protein HypA — MHEWALADGIVRTAIEFARQHGKEKVLAMRISLGELQDVNQEILEFAINEIKKGTIAEEAELEFIIEEAEFKCRNCGNEWKLKDVKESFNETIKEDIHFIPEVVHAFLACPNCGSRDFEVTKGRGVYLAAIKVEGDDE, encoded by the coding sequence ATGCACGAATGGGCACTTGCTGATGGTATAGTTAGGACTGCAATCGAGTTTGCAAGACAACATGGGAAAGAAAAAGTACTTGCAATGAGGATATCTCTTGGGGAACTTCAAGATGTTAATCAGGAAATATTAGAGTTTGCTATTAACGAGATAAAAAAGGGAACGATTGCAGAGGAAGCAGAACTCGAATTTATTATTGAAGAAGCAGAATTCAAGTGTAGAAACTGTGGAAATGAATGGAAGCTTAAAGATGTAAAAGAAAGCTTTAACGAGACAATAAAGGAGGATATTCATTTCATACCAGAAGTTGTTCACGCCTTTTTGGCTTGCCCAAACTGTGGAAGTAGAGACTTTGAAGTTACAAAAGGAAGAGGAGTCTACTTAGCAGCAATAAAAGTTGAGGGTGATGATGAATGA
- a CDS encoding acetyl ornithine aminotransferase family protein, which yields MEYPKLVVTPPGPKAKELVEREKRVISQGLGVKLFPVVPERGYGALIEDVDGNVFIDFLAGAAAASTGYAHPKLVKEVQEQVSKIQHSMIGYTYSKRAIEVAEILAEKSPIENPKILFGLSGSDSIDLLMKVARFATRKPWIIAFIGAYHGQTYGATSVAAFQSSQKRGFSPLVPNVVWIPYPNPYRNVWNIDGYEEPDELINAFLDYLENYVFAHVIPPDEVSILLAEPIQGDAGIVVPPDNFFKELKKVLDEREILLAMDEVQTGIGRTGKWFGSEWFEVEPDFISFGKGVASGMGLSGVIGKAHLMEMTSGSALLTPAANPVISAAAYATLRIIEEENLLKNALKVGEFIKKRLLEMKESYDVIGDVRGKGLMIGAEIVKPNTKVPNPDLTGKICWRAFELGLILPSYGMFGNVIRITPPLVITKKIAEKGLEIMEQALKDALAGKVKHKTITWH from the coding sequence ATGGAGTATCCAAAGCTGGTTGTTACTCCTCCTGGGCCAAAAGCCAAGGAGCTTGTAGAAAGAGAAAAAAGGGTGATTTCTCAAGGTTTGGGCGTTAAACTCTTTCCCGTTGTGCCCGAGAGGGGTTATGGGGCTTTGATAGAAGATGTAGATGGCAATGTTTTCATAGACTTTTTAGCTGGAGCCGCTGCAGCTTCAACAGGTTATGCTCATCCCAAGTTGGTTAAAGAAGTGCAGGAGCAGGTTTCAAAAATACAGCACTCGATGATCGGCTACACTTACAGCAAAAGAGCGATAGAAGTTGCAGAAATTTTGGCCGAGAAATCTCCAATAGAGAACCCAAAAATCCTCTTTGGATTAAGTGGGAGCGATTCCATTGATCTGCTCATGAAAGTCGCTCGCTTTGCAACAAGAAAACCATGGATCATAGCGTTTATTGGAGCATATCATGGGCAAACCTATGGAGCAACCTCGGTGGCTGCTTTCCAGAGCTCACAAAAAAGAGGCTTCTCCCCGTTAGTTCCAAATGTAGTCTGGATCCCATACCCAAATCCTTATAGAAATGTCTGGAATATCGATGGATATGAAGAGCCTGATGAGTTAATAAATGCCTTCTTGGACTATCTCGAGAATTACGTTTTTGCTCACGTTATACCCCCAGATGAAGTGAGTATCCTCCTAGCTGAACCTATTCAAGGAGATGCTGGAATAGTAGTCCCACCGGATAACTTCTTCAAAGAGCTCAAAAAAGTGTTGGATGAGAGGGAAATTCTCTTGGCAATGGATGAGGTGCAGACAGGAATTGGAAGGACAGGGAAGTGGTTTGGAAGTGAGTGGTTTGAAGTAGAGCCCGATTTTATTTCCTTTGGAAAAGGCGTGGCCAGTGGAATGGGACTTAGCGGAGTAATCGGAAAAGCCCACCTCATGGAGATGACAAGCGGTTCTGCACTGTTAACTCCAGCCGCTAACCCGGTCATTTCAGCAGCTGCATATGCGACCCTTAGAATAATAGAAGAGGAAAACCTCCTTAAGAACGCTCTGAAGGTTGGAGAGTTCATAAAGAAACGCCTACTTGAGATGAAGGAGAGCTACGATGTCATTGGAGATGTTAGGGGCAAGGGCCTGATGATAGGTGCAGAAATAGTGAAGCCCAATACCAAGGTTCCCAATCCGGATTTGACTGGGAAGATATGCTGGAGGGCATTTGAACTTGGTCTTATCTTGCCGAGTTATGGTATGTTTGGAAACGTTATAAGAATAACGCCGCCGCTTGTAATAACGAAAAAAATTGCAGAAAAGGGCTTGGAGATTATGGAGCAAGCATTAAAGGATGCCCTTGCCGGGAAGGTTAAGCACAAAACTATTACGTGGCACTGA
- a CDS encoding tungsten cofactor oxidoreductase radical SAM maturase, translating into MHEFHWDNAKILIPKALDMKYLYVEITNRCNLRCEMCFKQYWEDEEGDIDYNLFLKILDGTEEFPNLKMVYFGGIGEPLVHPRFMDMVKEVKKKGYAVGISTNGFLLTEGLIEELVKLRVDLIYISLDAIPTQPTRLGHVMPSVTVERLKKFAEVKRKENTEIPHVGVEVVLTKENYTQMAELVKYLSKFNIDALLFSNLMPITPEHAEMIIYDGSVDISKALSKLYPQIYRGFPVKIAEFKLRSERHCDFVENNVAVVRWDGEVVPCYRFLHTYPEYIFGRHKKVEAYSFGNVKEKSLKEIWTSREYTWFRFSVRNSLYPSCTDCPVVDACDYAKGSKMDCWGNVPSCGDCLWARRIVLCPIPREEHGKFW; encoded by the coding sequence ATGCACGAGTTCCATTGGGACAACGCCAAGATTCTTATACCTAAAGCCCTGGATATGAAGTATCTTTATGTTGAAATAACGAATCGCTGTAACTTGAGATGTGAGATGTGTTTTAAGCAGTACTGGGAGGATGAGGAGGGAGATATAGATTACAACCTTTTCTTGAAGATTTTGGATGGTACAGAAGAGTTTCCCAACTTGAAGATGGTGTACTTTGGTGGTATCGGCGAACCTCTTGTGCATCCTCGTTTTATGGATATGGTAAAGGAAGTAAAAAAGAAAGGATATGCGGTAGGTATTTCAACAAACGGCTTCCTTCTTACCGAGGGACTAATTGAAGAGCTCGTGAAGCTTAGAGTTGATTTGATATATATTTCGCTAGATGCCATTCCAACGCAGCCAACGAGATTAGGACACGTAATGCCCAGCGTTACAGTTGAACGGCTCAAAAAGTTTGCCGAAGTAAAGAGAAAGGAGAATACAGAGATCCCACACGTGGGGGTTGAGGTAGTTTTGACAAAAGAGAACTACACTCAAATGGCAGAGCTTGTGAAGTATCTTTCTAAGTTTAACATAGACGCCCTACTTTTCTCAAACCTAATGCCAATTACACCGGAGCATGCCGAGATGATAATCTACGACGGAAGTGTTGATATAAGCAAGGCACTCTCTAAGCTTTATCCCCAAATATACCGTGGATTTCCTGTTAAAATAGCGGAATTCAAACTTAGAAGCGAAAGACATTGCGATTTTGTTGAAAACAATGTTGCAGTGGTTAGGTGGGACGGTGAAGTTGTTCCCTGCTATCGGTTCCTTCACACATATCCAGAATACATCTTTGGACGGCATAAAAAAGTTGAGGCTTATTCCTTCGGCAATGTAAAAGAAAAATCCTTGAAAGAAATATGGACCAGCAGGGAATACACATGGTTTAGATTCAGCGTTAGGAACTCCCTTTATCCCTCTTGTACTGATTGTCCGGTTGTTGATGCATGTGACTATGCAAAGGGCTCAAAAATGGACTGCTGGGGAAACGTGCCAAGTTGTGGGGATTGTTTGTGGGCAAGAAGGATAGTTCTATGTCCAATACCCAGAGAAGAACACGGAAAGTTCTGGTAA
- a CDS encoding ubiquitin-like small modifier protein 1: protein MVRVRFFATLRNIVRKNELELQANTVGELLEKLYSKYPKIEKELEKGVVILVNGKNIEHLEKLNTKLKDEDLVSIFPPVGGG from the coding sequence ATGGTCAGGGTGAGATTTTTTGCTACATTGAGGAACATTGTTAGAAAGAACGAACTGGAACTCCAGGCCAACACTGTTGGGGAACTATTGGAAAAGTTATACAGCAAATATCCTAAAATAGAAAAAGAACTTGAAAAGGGGGTCGTTATCCTAGTTAATGGAAAGAACATTGAACACCTGGAGAAACTCAATACCAAACTCAAAGATGAAGACTTGGTAAGTATATTTCCCCCAGTTGGAGGCGGTTGA